The genome window CATCGGGGTGTTGACGGTAAAGACGTTGTACTGGTGCACCTTGCGAAACTCGGCCGTCAGGGTCGCGGGCGCCGCCACATAGCCCACTTTCCAGCCCGTCACGTGATACGTCTTGCCGAAGCTGGAAACGATGAAGCTGCGCGCCGCCAGTTCCGGGTGGCGGGCGAGCGACTCATGGCGCACGCCGTCATACACCATGTGTTCGTAGACTTCATCGGAGAGGATGAGAATTTGCGTGCCGCGCACGATGTCGGCCAGCGCCGCCACGTCGGCCGGACGCAAAATCGTGCCCGTCGGATTATGCGGCGTATTGATGATGATCAAGCGCGTCCTGGAGCTGACGGCGGCGGCCAGCTTGTCCCACGGCACGCTGTAGCCGGACTCTGTTACCTGCATGGCCACCAGCACGGGCACGCCGCCGGCCAGCGCAATGGCGGGCAGGTAGCTGTCGTAGGCCGGTTCGATGACGATGACTTCGTCGCCCGGGTGCACGCAGCACAGGATGGCGGTGGTGAGCGCCTGCGTGGCGCCGGCCGTGACGGTGATTTCCGTGCCTGCATCATAGCTGTGGCCGTACAGGCTGGCGATCTTCGCGGCAATCGCCTCGCGCAGGGGCGCGGCGCCCGTCATCTGCGGGTACTGGTTGTGGCCGGCGCGCATGGCGTCGCTGACGAGATCGACCAGGGCAGGGTCGCAATCGAAATCGGGAAAGCCCTGACCCAGGTTGACGGCGCCATGCTGGGCCGCCAGGCTGGACATGCGGGTAAACACGGTGGTGCCCACGAGAGGCAGGCGCGAAGTCAGGGTGGGAGTCGTGTAGGGCAGGGACGGGCTGTTCATGTACGGTAGGGTCGCGGTGCGCAAAGTGGAATCGTGTCCCATTCTAGCGCAGCGCGTGGCGTTCCGTGTGGGGCTTTGGCGGCTCAGCCTGGCAAGGCCCAGCCTTCCGGCAGCATGATCTTGAACATGCCGGCCTTGGCCGTCTTGCGGGCCAGTTTCAGCAGCGCCTTGTCCTTGGTGATGAGGATGTCGGCGTTGGCGTCGCGCGCCAGTTCGAGGAATTTCTGGTCATCCCTGTCCGTGCAGACGGGCAGGCGCACGCCGGAGACGGGTGGCGTCACCACCGTGATGTGGGCGTCGAAGCGGGCGGCGGCAATGGCGCGGCTGGCTTCATCGAGCGGCAGATGTTTGTAATGCAACACGACCAGATATTCCGCGCGGCAATCTTCGCGCGTGATGGCGTGCACGGCGCCGCTTTCCATGGCCGCCAGCAAGCCCGCCCAGCGCGGGTCGTTGAAGACGAACAGGTCGAGGCAGACGTTGGTGTCGAGGACGAGTTTTTGTGGAGCAGGTATCATGTCGGCAATTCTATTTTGTAGTGATAATTTATGTTGATCGTGCTTTCGCCCGCCAAGAGTCTCGACCTGGAGACGCCGCCAACGACCACGTTGCACAGCACCCCCGATTTTCTCGACCATTCCGCCCAGCTGATAGAGCGCATGCGCCAGTTCTCGCCCGCCGAAGTGGGCAGCCTGATGGGCATTTCCGACGCCTTGTCGGCCCTCAACGTGGCCCGCTACGCGTCGTGGACCCCGCAGCTGGAAGAGGCGCACCAGGCCATCATGGCCTTCAATGGCGACGTGTACACGGGCTTCGGCGCGCGTAGCCTGCAGCCCGAGCAGCTCGACTACGCGCAGTCGCGCGTGCGCATTTTATCCGGGCTGTACGGCTTGCTGCGCCCGCTGGACCTGATCCACCCGCACCGCCTGGAAATGGGCACGCGTTTGTCGACCACGCGCGGCAAGGATTTGTATGCATTCTGGGGCGACACCATCACCAACGGCCTGAACCGCACTGCGAAGGAGCAGGGCGCGCAAGTGCTGGTCAATCTTGCTTCCGAAGAATATTTCAAATCCGTCAGGCCGCGCCAGCTGGACGTGCCCGTCATCGCGCCCGTGTTCGAGGACTGGAAGAACGGCAAATATAAAATCATCTCGTTCTACGCCAAGCGCGCGCGCGGCATGCTGGCGCGATATGCGGCCGTCCATCAGATCCGCGATCCCGAGCAGCTGAAACAGTTCGATGTCGACGGTTACGCGTATGTGCCCGAAGCGTCGAACGATAAAAGCTGGGTATTCCGGCGCAAGGTCGGCGAGTAGGCGCGAATGAATCAGTAAAGCACCCCAGCTGCAAAAGCCGGGGTCGTACCCGATGGGGGAATGCGTCCCAGTGGGACGCATTCCGATCGCGCAGCGAACGACCCCGGTCCTTGATTTTGGGGTTGACGCAAGAAAAAACCGGAGCAAGCTCCGGTTTTTCATTTTACTGCCAGAATTTCCACCACTTGCGTTCCTTGTTCACCCCTTCCGGGCTGAGGAATGCCGTGTTCGGGTAGTTCTTGGTCAACACGCGCAAGGTGTCGTCGCGCAGGTCGGTCAAGCCCAGCTTGTCATACGAGCGATACATGATGAACAGCGCTTCTTCGATGGCCGGCGAAGCGGCAAAGTCGCTGACCGTCGTTTGTGCGCGGTTGGCGGCGGCCAGGTAGGCGCCGCGGCGATAGTAATAACGCGCCACGTGCACTTCATATTTCGCCATGGCATCGATCAAATAGTTCATGCGGGCCAGCGAATCGGGCGCATATTTGCTATTTGGAAACTTGTCGACCAGTTGCTTGAAGGCCGCAAACGCTTCGCGCGTGGCTTTCGGGTCGCGTTCGGTCGGGTCTTGCTCGTACAGGAAGTTCAGGAAGCTGATCTGGTCGTTAAAGCTGATCAGGCCGCGCAAGTAGTACATATAGTCTACATTGGCGTGGTTCGGATGCAACTTGATGAAGCGTTCGACTGCAGCCAGTGCCTGCGCCTGGTCTCCCGCCTTATAATACGCGTAAGCGATCTCCATCTGCGCTTGCAGAGCATAGTTGCCGAAAGGATAGTTAGCCTCCAGCTTCTGGAACAGGCCGATTGCAGCTTCATAGTGCTGCCCGGCCATTTCTTCACGCGCCTCCGAGTATAATTTCGTAACGGACCAGTTTTTGGTCTCATCCACTTTTTCAGGCAACAAGCTGCAAGCGGACATGCCGAGCAGAACGACTGAAGCGACTACCAACGATAATTTTTTTTGCATGACGTTTTGCAAGAAGGTTTTAACCAAGATTTTACAATAGGCTGATTATAGCCGATGGGAATGCTGTGATATTAACTCCGAAGCCTAATTTGGCTGACTCCGCGTTTGACTCC of Janthinobacterium sp. PAMC25594 contains these proteins:
- a CDS encoding pyridoxal phosphate-dependent aminotransferase encodes the protein MNSPSLPYTTPTLTSRLPLVGTTVFTRMSSLAAQHGAVNLGQGFPDFDCDPALVDLVSDAMRAGHNQYPQMTGAAPLREAIAAKIASLYGHSYDAGTEITVTAGATQALTTAILCCVHPGDEVIVIEPAYDSYLPAIALAGGVPVLVAMQVTESGYSVPWDKLAAAVSSRTRLIIINTPHNPTGTILRPADVAALADIVRGTQILILSDEVYEHMVYDGVRHESLARHPELAARSFIVSSFGKTYHVTGWKVGYVAAPATLTAEFRKVHQYNVFTVNTPMQHGIAGYMADAQPCLDLPAFYQRKRDLFRDGLAGSRFTLLPADGTYFQCVRYDAISQETEAQFAEWLTAEIKVAAIPVSAFYAQGKESGIVRFCFAKQDDTLRLALERLRSI
- a CDS encoding putative toxin-antitoxin system toxin component, PIN family, whose translation is MIPAPQKLVLDTNVCLDLFVFNDPRWAGLLAAMESGAVHAITREDCRAEYLVVLHYKHLPLDEASRAIAAARFDAHITVVTPPVSGVRLPVCTDRDDQKFLELARDANADILITKDKALLKLARKTAKAGMFKIMLPEGWALPG
- the yaaA gene encoding peroxide stress protein YaaA, whose amino-acid sequence is MLIVLSPAKSLDLETPPTTTLHSTPDFLDHSAQLIERMRQFSPAEVGSLMGISDALSALNVARYASWTPQLEEAHQAIMAFNGDVYTGFGARSLQPEQLDYAQSRVRILSGLYGLLRPLDLIHPHRLEMGTRLSTTRGKDLYAFWGDTITNGLNRTAKEQGAQVLVNLASEEYFKSVRPRQLDVPVIAPVFEDWKNGKYKIISFYAKRARGMLARYAAVHQIRDPEQLKQFDVDGYAYVPEASNDKSWVFRRKVGE
- a CDS encoding outer membrane protein assembly factor BamD, with the protein product MQKKLSLVVASVVLLGMSACSLLPEKVDETKNWSVTKLYSEAREEMAGQHYEAAIGLFQKLEANYPFGNYALQAQMEIAYAYYKAGDQAQALAAVERFIKLHPNHANVDYMYYLRGLISFNDQISFLNFLYEQDPTERDPKATREAFAAFKQLVDKFPNSKYAPDSLARMNYLIDAMAKYEVHVARYYYRRGAYLAAANRAQTTVSDFAASPAIEEALFIMYRSYDKLGLTDLRDDTLRVLTKNYPNTAFLSPEGVNKERKWWKFWQ